CTGGCGTCGTCCACAGTAGCAAGGTGCTGGATCGCGATCATCTGCATTTCGTGCACCTTTTACACCTTCACATCAAGCATCGTCAACAGCAAAGCCATTTGAGGCAAAGAACAAAGAAGCACCTTTCAATCGTTCTACTTCTTCTCATTCCGATAGCAAGAAGAAGACAAGTAACATTGAGTGTTTTAAGTGTGGTGGACATGCCATAAACAAGCTGAATGTCCTAATCATCGTACTATTATCGTTCTTGttgatggttcatatgattCACAAAGTGATACAGAGGACGCACAAGATGACATACTTTCAGAAGATGAGAATATGGAGACTTATGAGTATGAGGCTGAGGACGGTGACTGTGAGTTGAGCCTGAATTGTTTGGCACGCCCATCATTTCAGTTTGTTGGTGCGCTGAGTGGTCCATCAATTACCACTCCAGATATTGCCCAAGATATTACtcatgctgattttgatgctcTTTTTGCTGATTTGAGTGATCTGGAAGCTGATATTTCTGCTCCTGTATTGCTGAGCACTCATTCAATAGTAGACAAGGTTATTTGTGTCCCTGAAGTAGGCGAGGAGTTGCCACTATTGTCTTTTTCATCTACTCCATCTCTCCAATCTACTTCTTCAAGTTTGTTccatgacatggatatatcaaaTCATTCTTTGGTGGTTCGTCGTGTTCTTTCTACACAGTTGGTCGCAGCTGAGAAAGGACAAAGGCATAACTTGTTCCAATCACGATGCAAAGTGAAAGGGCAGGTATGTCGATTTATCATTGATGGTGGCAGTTACAATAATATTGTAAGTGCACTACTTGTTGAGAAGCTTGGTTTGCAGACACGCTGTCATCAACATCCGTATCATATGCAATGGCTCAATAATTCAGGAACTGTCAAAGTGTCCTCCATGGTGAGGTTATCATTCTCCATTGGTGATTATCATGATGAGGTggattgtgatgttgttcctatgcaagcatgccacATACTGTTGGGGCGTCCCTGGCAATTTGATGTGGACTCTATACATTTTGGTCGCTCTAATAAGCATACATTTGTGCATAAAGAGAAAAAAGTTGTTCTGGTTCCATTATCGCCGGAGGAAATCCATGCTTCTGATGTTGCtcggaaaaagagagaggagagtgagaAAAGACAATTGAGTGAGAACCACAATGGTAAGAGAGCGGATCCTAAGCCATCCTACTCCAAAAAGCCTACTGACAACAGCACAcgagttcaacaaaaaaatgagTGTTTGTTAGTGAGGAAGAGTGATTTGAGAGATGTGAGAAATGCCACAACACCATTCTTTGTACTCTTGTACAAGGAACATGCTGAAACTAATGACTTAACATCTATATTGCCTAGTGCTGTTCTTAATTTATTACAGGATTATGAAGATGTGTTCCCTGATGAGGTGCCACCTGGTCTTCCTCCTATTCGCGGCAtcgagcatcaaattgatttggtTCCTGGTGCAACTCTTCCGAATCGACCACCATATCATACAAAtcctgaagaaacaaaggaaattGAAAAGCGGGTAAAAGAACTTCTGGATAAAGGGTACGTGCGAGAGTCTCTTTCTCCTTGTGCTATTCCTGTGCTTTTGGtacctaagaaagatggatcttggagaatgtgtgttgattgccGTGCCATTAATGCTATTACTGTGAGATATCGTCATCCCATTCCTAGGCTTGATGATATGCTAGACGAGTTGTGTGGATCtgtcattttctccaaaattgaCTTACATAGTGGTTATCATCAAATCCGTATGAAACCtggtgatgaatggaaaacCGCTTTCAAGACaaagtttgggttgtatgagtggttagtcatgccatttggtttgactAATGCACCTTCTACATTTATGCGTTTAATGAACCATGTCTTGAGATCTTTTATTGGCAAGTTTGTGgttgtatattttgatgatatcctgattTACAGTAAATCTTTGGACTCACATATTGATCATATTCGTCAAGTATTAGCAGTTTTGCGAGCTGAACAGTTGTATGGTAATATTgcaaagtgcaccttttgcatagATCGTGTTGTTTTCCTTGGTTTTGTTGACACATCACAGGGAATACAAGTGGATGAAGGGAAAATCAAGGCAATAAAAGATTGGCCTACACCTGCAAATGTGAGCCAAGTTCGAAGTTTTCATGGCATTGCTAGTTTTTACCGCcgatttgtgagagatttcagtaCAATCGCTACACCTTTGAACAATTTGACAAAGAAAGATATTCCATTCAAGTGGGGAGCAGAACAAGAAGAAGCTTTCCAAGAGTTAAAAAGACGACTTTGTGAAGCACCACTACTACAACTACCAGATttcggtaagacttttgaaattgagtgtgatgctagtggaattggtatTGGAGGTGTGTTACTCCAAGAGGGAAGACCTGTTGcatatttttctgaaaagctaagTGGTCCACATCTGAATTACTCTGTTTATGATAAAGAACTCTATGCCTTAGTTCGTGTCTTGGAAAATTGGCAACATTACCTATGGCTTAAAGAGTTTGTTATCCATTCTGATCATGAGGCATTGAAATATCTTAAAAGTCAAGGAAAGTTAAATCGtcgtcatgctaaatggatcGAATTCATTGAAACATTTCCCTATGTtgtaaaacataagaaaggtaaGGATAATATTGTTGCTGATGCTTTATCAAGAAGATGTGCTTTGATTACTCAACTCGAAAATAAAGTGCTTGGTCTTGAATCTGTTAAAACACTTTATTCTGATGAttctgattttaaagatgtattttcTAAGTGTGTTGAAGGGAGAGGTTCAGAAAAGTTTTATATacatgatggatttttgttCTGCGCTAAAAAGTTATGTATTCCAGCTTGTTCTGTGCGTAGTGTTCTTTTACAGGAGGCACACGCCGGTGGTTTAGCTGGCCATTTTGGAgttaagaagaccctagagatGCTCTCGGACCATTTCTTTTGGCCTCACATGAGGCGTGATGTCCAGCGCCATATCGAGAGATGCACAGCATGCttgaaagctaagtctcgcCTCAATCCTCATGGTTTATACATTCCGTTACCTATTCCTAGCGTACCGTGGGAAGacatttctatggattttgttctTGGATTACCTCGGACtcagagggggagggattctaTCTTTGTTGTAGTTGATCGGTCTTCAAAGATGGCCCATTTTATTCCATGTCATAAGACTGATGATGCTTCACAtgtagctgatttatttttcagggaggtCGTCCGTTTACATGGAGTACCGAAGAAAATTGTTTCTGATCGTGATACAAAATTTTTGAGCTATTTCTGAAAGACATTGTGGTGTAAACTGGGAACCAAGTTACTATTTTTGACTACATGCCACCCacaaacagatggtcaaactgaggttGTCAATCGTACTTTATCAACACTGCTACGTGCTATCTTGAAGAAGAATTTAAAGTTGTGGGAGGAGTGCCTtcctcatgttgagtttgcttataacagggcggtacactccaccactaaTTTCTGTCCTTTTGAAACTGTTTATGGTTTTAAACCCCATACTCCAATAGATCTTTTGCCCCTACCATTGCAGGAGAGGGTGAATTTGGATGCTGCCAAGCGCTCAGAAATAATCAAGAGCTTACATGTCGAGACGAGGATGAACATTGAGAAGAAGTCACTTCAGTATGCAAAACAGGCCAACAAGGGCAGGAAAAAGGTTACATTTCAACcaggtgatcttgtgtggttacatctTCGTAAGGAGCGATTTCCTCAAAAACGCAAGAATAAGTTATCCCTAAGAGGAGATGGGCCTTTCAAAGTACTTGAACgaataaatgataatgcttacAAGATCGAGTTACCATCAAATTACACTGATGTCAGTGCAACGTTCAATGTCAAAGACTTACTTCCATTTTTTGGAGGAgctgagtcgaggacgactccttttcaagagggggaggctaATGAGGACATGTCCAGTAAGGATCCAATATCCAAATCTGATACAAGTGCTAATGACATTGTAGGACCAATCACTAGAAGCAGGTCtaagaaactagagaaggaaATGCAAGCCCAGGTGAATGCTAACCTTTATTCATCTAATTCTGATATCTCAGGAAATATGCTACtttcatattcttcttttatGATTCTCAGAAATGACGGTTTACCCAAAGGCATTTAGCATATGAAGGCACTGTATCAGAAATAAAGAGCTACAAACAATTAAATCATTGAACATCTCTTAATAAAGGAGAGAAGACACTAGAGGCAACCATTGCATGCAGAATTGAGTGGCTGTTACCTGCtgttaaaaagaaataaatagccATAAAGCTCATAATAGACTTTATGCCCaccatctgcatgcatgcatgtgtgcatgcacAGATTTCAGTTTCTTGTAAGCATTATATATAGCTATGTAGAGGAAGGCAGGGGGGACTTTTTTGCCATTCTGTAATCAGAACATATATTTGTGATAATATGAATTCTAGTGAGTCTTGAGGGGCTTACAACCTttgttctttcgattcctgAGGGGATTGCAGAACGTTGAACCGCGGTTCATCCCGTTCGTGCCTTCACGTCTAAACGGCGTGATTGCGTGGGCTGGTTCGTCGGTACGTGGAAGGGCgattgtctcggtagttcgtcACGTGTGCAAAATCTCGTGGTGCACTGCCTCTTCGTCAGGTCACGTGGTGACAGTTATCTCAATTACTTACTTCCACCGTGAAGATCGGGCCACAAAAAGTGTTCGCGTGTATTTCTGTAAGCGCAATCATAtcacagttggctctagcactttccatactaaccacatgttgatctaatggtaagacaagctGATAATCATACGATGTGCTGAAGCTTATCTTGtggccctatgacgcgtaagaaaaaaaaaggagaagcaaggtgtcaGGGAGACAGAGGTGTCCAGAATACGCTCacggtaaccctggtgccataggggtaTGTGAAAGTGGGTAGTTTTgaatatgagaaaggttgaaacgagtactcccttgtgtgggcatgtgtggtcatgcaagccaaatggtcctcgagtcatgtggataaagatgtaccccctggAGGGTGTAAGAaaaattcgaattgccgcgctctcggtcatgagcatgcttctatccatttgcagtaGTCGTAGAGTCACAAATGTGGGATAAtgtggtatggtatgttgggatgtAGTTGAGGTGATTTTGTTACTGATATGTTTATGATAGTTCCAGTACATATAGGTTCATATTGAGgattacagggtagaaaggcgCATGTGATTAAGAATAGATGCTCATATATTTGTGTCAAAACTGCTTTTGCGTATGAACTTTACATAACCTTATGATCGATCCTTGCTAAtttatccaaatgcataatccttagagtcgggttatttatatatacctaatatggattaagtcttgccagtactttcgtactcacgctgctttttCAGGTACTACTGATGTGGAGGAGGTAGTGTTTAGCTACTTCGTACCTGCCAATGTAGGTGACCAggatgagtagtgcaaactacttggATGACGTTAtattggggtggagcctaatgGTATATGGCTCCACATATCTTTTGTTATTGATAGATGTTttcttcttaagctttgttgtaatGGCCTATATTGgaaaggcgtgtgttccgatcttgggcacaaaacacatgtcgagactaccaggatgatattctgattaatcattgcaGTCATAATTAggtaaatgattgacttaatgactaattagaatattatttggacggttcctcacacttgTCATGTTCCTTGACCCAggtgaatgaaccttcggaGGATTAggctgctatttctttcaccttttcaaCGACTGCCTCAGTTTcgctggatttgaaggtgatttctccagtATTTGACAGCTTATCCCTTGCTCGCAAATACGATTTTGATCGTcccgggaattgcaaccaaggattcatgTGGCCTTCGTTGGCTAATTTTTCATCCTCCGCCTAGCATTTCTCCCTTTTCCCCATGTACTCAGTTGTGCCCAGATTGTGGTTCTGTTTGTTCTTTGTCtaaagctgcttctttgctaAACTCTCATATGGAATGCCTATGAGCTCTTTAACGCCAACAATAGCTTCCCAATCCTCCCTTTCCGTATATGACTTGATGAAGGGCTCCAACCC
The nucleotide sequence above comes from Phragmites australis chromosome 4, lpPhrAust1.1, whole genome shotgun sequence. Encoded proteins:
- the LOC133914267 gene encoding uncharacterized protein LOC133914267; its protein translation is MNIEKKSLQYAKQANKGRKKVTFQPGDLVWLHLRKERFPQKRKNKLSLRGDGPFKVLERINDNAYKIELPSNYTDVSATFNVKDLLPFFGGAESRTTPFQEGEANEDMSSKDPISKSDTSANDIVGPITRSRSKKLEKEMQAQVNANLYSSNSDISGNMLLSYSSFMILRNDGLPKGI